The genome window TCtgaaggttttcatcaatgatctctctgtactttgctttgtcattatggggaattgtgtatagattgacgaggaaaaatatatatttaaccaattttagaataaggctgtaacgtaaaaacaCATTTTTGAAAAAGAGAAGgtgtctgaatgcactgtaaaagcTCAGATTAATGTGGTTAGTTTAGGAGTGTCTCGTTGGCCTGGCATCTGGTTAATCATTATTATATTTACTGTAGGAGTGGACAGACACAGCTGGTTGAGGGGGACGTTAATCTGGGGTCTTAATCTGATCAAACTGCATTGAGAGTAAATAAACGTGGCATTGTGGATCACTACAATAATTCAAATGTAATTCATCTGTGTAGTAGAACCATTGAAATGTTGATTTCACTTTACAGTAGTAGACCTACTATGTGTGTACAATAAGCCTTTACAGTGGTAGACCTATGTGTGTAGAGTAAACCTTTACAGTAGTAGTCCTACTATGTGTGTACAGTAAACCTTTACAGTAGTAGACCTACTATGTGTGTACAGTAAACCTTTACAGTAGAAGACCTACTATGTGTGTACAGTAAACCTTTACAGTAGTAGACCTACTATGTGTGTACAGTAAACCTTTACAGTAGTAGACCTACTATGTGTGTACAGTAAACCTTTACAGTAGTAGACCTACTATGTGTGTACAGTAAACCTTTACAGTAGTAGACCTACTATGTGTGTACAGTAAACCTTTACAGTAGTAGACCTACTATGTGTGTACAGTAAACCTTTACAGTAGTAGACCTACTATGTGTGTACAGTAAACCTTTACAGTAGTAGATCTACTATGTGTGTACAGTAAACCTTTACAGTAGGATaagttttaaaaagtatgctATTATTACCCTCAAAACAAAGAACCTCTTGAGTTTGAACTGATTTAGTGCAGAAGTCCAACGGTTCCCCTTGGCCCCGGGTCCAGCTCCATCCCTtgctccagctccatccctagctccagctccatcccctccagctccatccctagctccagctccatccctagctccagctccatccctagctccagctccatccctagcTCCAGCTACATCCCTAGCTCCAGCTACATCCCTAGCTCCAGCTACATCCCTAGCTCCAGCTACATCCCTAGCTCCAGCTCCAGTATCAGGTGTAGGGGCAGCAcacccactctcctctgtctctacctcgGGATGACCACTCTCCGGGACCTGGGGACTCTGGGCCTGGGGGCTCTGGGCCTGGGGGCTCTGGTGCGGCTGGTTGCTCTGGGGCGGCTGGTTGCTCTGGGGGTCAGGTTGACTCTGGTGCGGCTGGTTGCTCTGGGGGTCAGGTTGACTCTGGGGCGGCTGGTTGCTCTGGGGGTCAGGTTGACTCTGGGGCGGCTGGTTGCTCTGGGGGGGCTGGTTGCTCTGGGGCTCTGGTTGCTCTGGGGCGGCAGGTTGCTCTGGGGGTCAGGTTGACTCTGGGGCCGAGGGGAGGTCTGGGTCGGATCCAGATGAGAGGAGGACTGGGTCTCTGGTCCTAGTTCTGGGGGCTCCAGCTCCACAGCCTTGGAAGTGACCGTTTTACCCTCAGACATTGTCCTATGATGAGATCTGAACAAAAACGCACATACATTCTGCAATAGGAATATCCAGGTGAACAAAAAGTTAGAGCAGCCGTTGATAATATCAATTAAAACAAATCAGGTTTATTACAAGTTGCAACAGGGAGACACCTGAACAGAAGAAGACAACGTGTCTAACTGGCCTCTTGAAGGCCCTTGTCTATTCTAATCACACACATAAGTCAAAACAAACCGCAGTGACGTTGTCAGGCTGCTACAGAATCACACAGTGTACAACAGACGACAATAATAATCAATCCATGTCCTTGTGCCTCCAGTCTGGTGTCAATCACTATCAACACAATCTTGAACAAACAAAACCTTGTAAAATCATATATTAAAGAAAGAGAAAACATATCAATACACAAAGCATTGTGTTAATCAGTCTTTACTGTATATTCCCTTGTATTAATATTAACTGTTGCCATTACGCGTGTTATTTTACAGACTAACCCCACCACGGAAAATTCATGAGATGTAAAGTGTACCAAatgttagaccagggctcatagagttctggtgagaaggagagcactgttagaccagggctcatagagttctggtcagaaggagagcactgttagaccagggctcatagagttCTGGTTCTGGGGGCTCCAGAAGGAGAGACACTGTTTTACCAGGGCTCATTTCTGGTGAGAGATCTGGAGAGCACTGTGTTAGACCAGGGCTCACATTCTGGTCAATAGGAATATCCACTGTGAGACCAGGGCTCAAGAGTTCTGgtcagaaggagagcactgttgaccagggctcatagagttctggtcaAAGGAGAGTTGTTACCAGGgctcatagagttctggtcagaaggagagcactgtCTAACTGgaccagggctcatagagttctggtcagaaggagagcactgtAAGTCaaagaccagggctcatagagttctggtcagaaggagagcactgtgttagaccagggctcatagagttctggtcagaaggagagcactgtgttagaccagggctcatagagttctggtcagaaggagagcactgtgttagaccagggctcatagagttctggtcagaaggagagcactgtgttagaccagggctcatgagttctggtcagaaggagagcactgttagaccagggctcatagagttctggtcagaaggagagcactgttagaccagggctcatagagttctggtccgaaggagagcactgttagaccagggctcatagagttctggtcagaaggagagcactgtgttagaccagggctcatagagttctggtcagaaggagagcactgtgttagaccagggctcatagagttctggtcagaaggagagcactgttagaccagggctcatagagttctggtcagaaggagagcactgttagaccagggctcatagagttctggtccgaaggagagcactgttagaccagggctcatagagttctggtcagaaggagagcactgttagaccagggctcatagagttctggtcagaaggagagcactgttagaccagggctcatagagttctggtcagaaggagagcactgttagaccagggctcatagagttCTGGTCCGAAGGAGAGCACTgtgttagaccagggctcatagagttctggtcaaaaggagagcactgttagaccagggctcatagagttctggtcagaaggagagcactgttagaccagggctcatagagttctggtcagaaggagagcactgttagaccagggctcatagagttctggtcagaaggagagcactgttagaccagggctcatagagttctggtcagaaggagagcactgttagaccagggctcatagagttctggtccgaaggagagcactgttagaccagggctcatagagttctggtcaaaaggagagcactgttagaccagggctcatagagttctggtcagaaggagagcactgttagaccagggctcatagagttctggtccgaaggagagcactgttagaccagggctcatagagttctggtcagaaggagagcactgttagaccagggctcatagagttCTGGTGAGAAGGAGTgcactgttagaccagggctcatagagttCTGGTGAGAAGGAGTgcactgttagaccagggctcatagagttctggtcagaaggagagcactgttagaccagggctcatagagttctggtcagaaggagagcactgttagaccagggctcatagagttCTGGTCCGAAGGAGAGCACTgtgttagaccagggctcatagagttctggtccgaaggagagcactgttagaccagggctcatagagttctggtccgaaggagagcactgttagaccagggctcatagagttctggtccgaaggagagcactgttagaccagggctcatagagttctggtcagaaggagagcactgttagaccagggctcatagagttctggtcagaaggagagcactgttagaccagggctcatagagttctggtcagaaggagagcactgttagaccagggctcacagagttctggtcagaaggagtgcactgttagaccagggctcacAGAGTTCTGGTCCGAaggagagcactgttagaccagggctcacAGAGTTCTGGTCCGAaggagagcactgttagaccagggctcatagagttctggtccgaaggagagcactgttagaccagggctcatagagttctggtccgaaggagagcactgttagaccagggctcatagagttctggtccgaaggagagcactgttagaccagggctcatagagttctggtcagaaggagagcactgttagaccagggctcatagagttctggtcagaaggagagcactgttagaccagggctcatagagttctggtcagaaggagagcactgttagaccagggctcatagagttctggtcagaaggagtgcactgttagaccagggctcatagagttctggtcagaaggagtgcactgttagaccagggctcatagagttctggtcgaaggagagcactgttagaccagggctcatagagttctggtccgaaggagagcactgttagaccagggctcatagagttctggtcagaaggagagcactgttagaccagggctcatagagttctggtcagaaggagagcactgttagaccagggctcatagagttctggtcagaaggagagcactgttagaccagggctcatagagttctggtcagaaggagagcactgttagaccagggctcatagagttctggtcagaaggagagcactgttagaccagggctcatagagttctggtccgaaggagagcactgttagaccagggctcatagagttctggtcagaaggagagcactgttagaccagggctcatagagttctggtcagaaggagagcactgttagaccagggctcatagagttctggtcagaaggagagcactgttagaccagggctcatagagttctggtcagaaggagagcactgttagaccagggctcatagagttctggtccaaaggagagcactgttagaccagggctcacagagttctggtcagaaggagagcactgttagaccagggctcatagagttctggtccaaaggagagcactgttagaccagggctcatagagttATTgtcagaaggagagcactgttagaccagggctcatagagttctggtcagaaggagagcactgttagaccagggctcatagagttctggtcagaaggagagcactgttagaccagggctcatagagttctggtcagaaggagagcactgttagaccagggctcatagagttctggtcagaaggagagcactgttagaccagggctcatagagttctggtcagaaggagagcactgttagaccagggctcacagagttctggtcagaaggagagcactgttagaccagggctcacagagttctggtcagaaggagagcactgttagaccagggctcacAGAGTTCTGGTGAGAAGGAGTgcactgttagaccagggctcacAGAGTTCTGGTGagaaggagagcactgttagaccagggctcacAGAGTTCTGGTCCAAaggagagcactgttagaccagggctcacagagttctggtcagaaggagagcactgttagaccagggctcatagagttctggtcagaaggagagcactgttagaccagggctcatagagttctggtcagaaggagagcactgttagaccagggctcacagagttctggtcagaaggagagcactgttagaccagggctcatagagttctggtccaaaggagagcactgttagaccagggctcatagagttATTgtcagaaggagagcactgttagaccagggctcatagagttctggtcagaaggagagcactgttagaccagggctcatagagttctggtccgaaggagagcactgttagaccagggctcatagagttctggtcagaaggagagcactgttagaccagggctcatagagttctggtcagaaggagagcactgttagaccagggctcatagagttctggtcagaaggagagcactgttagaccagggctcatagagttctggtcagaaggagagcactgttagaccagggctcatagagttctggtcagaaggagagcactgttagaccagggctcatagagttctggtccgaaggagagcactgttagaccagggctcatagagttctggtcagaaggagagcactgttagaccagggctcacagagttctggtcagaaggagagcactgttagaccagggctcatagagttctggtccgaaggagagcactgttagaccagggctcatagagttctggtcagaaggagagcactgttagaccagggctcatagagttctggtcagaaggagagcactgttagaccagggctcatagagttctggtcagaaggagagcactgttagaccagggctcatagagttctggtcagaaggagagcactgttagaccagggctcatagagttctggtcagaaggagagcactgttagaccagggctcatagagttctggtcagaaggagagcactgttagaccagggctcatagagttctggtcagaaggagagcactgttagaccagggctcatagagttctggtccgaaggagagcactgttagaccagggctcatagagttctggtcagaaggagagcactgttagaccagggctcatagagttctggtcagaaggagagcactgttagaccagggctcacagagttctggtcagaaggagagcactgttagaccagggctcatagagttctggtccgaaggagagcactgttagaccagggctcatagagttctggtcagaaggagagcactgttagaccagggctcacagagttctggtcagaaggagagcactgttagaccagggctcatagagttctggtcagaaggagagcactgttagaccagggctcacagagttctggtcagaaggagtgcactgttagaccagggctcatagagttctggtcagaaggagagcactgttagaccagggctcacagagttctggtcagaaggagagcactgttagaccagggctcatagagttCTGGTGAGACggagagcactgttagaccagggctcatagagttCTGGTGAGAAGGAGTgcactgttagaccagggctcacAGAGTTCTGGTGagaaggagagcactgttagaccagggctcatagagttCTGGTGAGACggagagcactgttagaccagggctcatagagttctggtcagaAGGAGTGCACTGTAccgtaggaaatagggtgccttGTGGGACAAAAGCCTTTCTCTTGCATTCGTTCCCATGTTCTGTTGGCAATTCATGTTTGATAGCTTTGGTCACTGATTAGGCAATGTCTACCTGTATTCAATCCCCAATCCGCCTCAATCCCCGCCCAATTCAATTGGCTATAATTAGGCCTACTAGGTTTCATTCAGTCTATAATTAGTAGATTTCATTATGCTTCGGTCTTGTAAATCGGTGTTAGACTTTAGTGCTGACAGTATTTCATAGAACAGAGCCATTCGGATACATTGCGCACCAGAAATCTAACGTGACACATTAGTGTTTAGCTGTTTCTTCATTAAAACAATACCGGGAGGGGAAAAAACTCCTTATTTCAAACCAATATGGATAGTTTACAAGTATAGGCTACTTACCAGTTGGTATTTGTGGACTCTGGGACGTATTGTTGTCAAGAGGGAAACGAGTGGTATGAGAGTCAGTGAAAGATGCGCAACTGCAGGGCATCAGGTGTTTCCTTGTTCCGTGTTTTAGTTCAATGGGCAGCCACGGAGACGTACACGGAAACACAACACACTTGTTGTTCACGGTAGTTTCGGTGCTGGACAATCTGTACACTGGGCCAGTAGCGAAGGAAGGCGACACTTCTCCCTGGGTCAGAGCTATTTAGCATTTAAACGAGAAAAAAAGCTTAAAAGTTCCAAAATAACGCCGCTTTCTTGTAGTCTAAATGGTTGAACGGCTTGAGAAGGCTGTCGCCTGCAGTCAACTGCCGTATATCTGATACCAATTCAATGTAAAGTTCTATATTCAAATGTGGCTCAGGTATTACCCATTACCCATGCCACCCATACATTGTCGTTACAGGCCTAGCTTATAGCCAGCTATTCACCCTACAAAAAATAATCAGTTTATGGGTATTTAAATATTCAAAGACACCCACGAAATGTGCCTACAGTCTATATAAATCGCCCACAGTGATTGcaataaaatgtcattttattGGCTGTATTTCAATTTCCAATTGTGACACTGTTAGGCCTTGTGTATGACAAATCTCTAAAGAATAGATCTTAGGATACCATACAAGCTATTCCTTGGCTACACTCTCTTTTGTGCCTAAAATACCAATATTTAATTTCACCAGGTTTGACCGTGAGAGACAGACATTAATCTTTAAAACAATTTAATGACAGGAATGAGGTGATACATCTAGATTTGAATAGGCCTTACATCATCAACCATCGACGCATCGTTCATCTATTCCGGCTAATCGTTTCTGAAATGGCGTGCTGTAAAGGCCACTCATTTCTTCTAACTCTTTGAAGGAGCCTATTCTTATATTCTGTTAAGGGCTCGACGTTTAAACCCGAACCCGAGTTCTAATCCTGAGGAACCGTCAAAGTCATGCTGACAGGCGACAGGCAGCGTTCTATAAAAGGCTTTGTGCGTATGATTTAGCTACACCTACGCATGGCAGGTCTATTTTCTATTTAAAGACAGAAAAACAGTCTGAATTCAGTGCTAATCTATTCTCTATCCGCCGAGACAGGAGAAAGTCTTCCGTATTGTTAACTGAATACCCTAAGAGCTGAAAGACCAGGAATCGATGGGTTATGGCCAAAGTCATGTCATTACTGCTCATTTATCGAATCACTGCTTTGATGTAATAGGCTAATAATATGTTATTAAGTGTCCTCCTGTTTTAAATTCCTAAAGAAGCCTTTAATTAGATAACCAGAAGCATTACTGATGGGTCCCCGACCCTGTGCTTTGGGACTTTAGGACTTCTGGGAATCATGTtgtatgtacactaccattcaaaagtttggggtcacttggaaatgttcttgtttttgaaagaaaagcacatttttttgtcctttaaaataacatcaaattgataagaaacagtgtagacattgttaatattgtaaatgactactgtagctggaaacggctgatttttaaatggaatatttacatagggagtacagaggcccattttcagcaaccatcactcctgtgttccagtggcacgttgtgttagctaatacaagtttatcatttgaaaaggctaattgatcattagaaaacccttttgcaattatgttagcacagctgaaaactgttgttctgattaaagaagcaatacaactggccttctttagactagttgagtatctggagcagtATCTGAAACAaaaacctttcttctgaaacttgtca of Oncorhynchus gorbuscha isolate QuinsamMale2020 ecotype Even-year linkage group LG15, OgorEven_v1.0, whole genome shotgun sequence contains these proteins:
- the LOC123998170 gene encoding tumor protein p63-regulated gene 1-like protein, whose amino-acid sequence is MSEGKTVTSKAVELEPPELGPETQSSSHLDPTQTSPRPQSQPDPQSNQPPQSQPDPQSNQPHQSQPDPQSNQPPQSNQPHQSPQAQSPQAQSPQVPESGHPEVETEESGCAAPTPDTGAGARDVAGARDVAGARDVAGARDVAGARDGAGARDGAGARDGAGARDGAGGDGAGARDGAGARDGAGPGAKGNRWTSALNQFKLKRFFVLRPGTLDQSLEDIKALINEEDGAVHGVWLMAEVDHWNNEKERVVLITDNSLLVCKYDFIMLNIEQIQKIPLNFIDRISHGNFSFPQRSLLKREGEGVRVFWDRLREPSFSSRWNPFATDYPFSTFTYHPVRNIDHRFTALCEIQSFREQLLESAQKAHLKMPVPGKANGVLVLNQPLLIETYVGLMSYIGNQNKLGYCLARGNIGF